GATTCAGCGGGTCATCATCGCGCGGAACTTGCTGAAGTAGTGGGGCGCTGGATTCGGGTCGTTTGGGACCGGGTTGCCTTACACTCCGGGCCATGAACGGTCAGGTCATTGTCCTCAACGGCGGCTCCAGTGCTGGCAAGAGCAGCCTGGCCCGGCAATTGCAAAATGTTCTTCCGGGTGTCTGGCTGACTTTAGGCGTGGACACCTTCATTGAAGCGCTGCCACCTGCGCTTCAGTCTTCGGATGCGGGTGTCAACTTCGGCCCAGACGGGCAAGTCACGACGGGAGAAACGTTCCGGCGATTGGATATGGCCTGGAGCCGGGGCGTGGGCGAGATGGCCCGCCACGGTGCGAACGTCATTGTGGACGAGGTTTTTCTGGGAGGTGCGGATTCGCAGGCGAGATGGCTCAGTGCACTGGAAGGTCTGAATGTGCTGTGGGTCGGAGTGAAATGCGACGCTGCGGTGGCAGAGAGGCGCGAGTTGGAAAGGGTGGACCGGGTGGTGGGGATGGCCCGGCTTCAGGCGGAGTTGGTTCACCAGGGGGTGCGCTACGACCTGGAAGTGGACACGACCCACACTTCAACCTCGGCTTGCGCGAGGCAGATCGCAGCGCTGGTCCTGGGATGACCTCACCGATTTGCAAAACCCAATGCCGCCCTCGTCATTCTGATGACCAGTCCCGGTCAGGCCATCTCAGACCCCAAATCCGCCCCTCGGTGTCACGTCCACCCGCACCCGCGCCTTCCAGCTCCGGTTGAGGACTTCCAAGAGGGTGGCCAGCCGCGTCTCATCGCGTGTTCGAAGCATCAGGTGATACGGATATAGCCCCTTGATTCGCGTGACCGGACTGGGCGCTGGCCCCAGGACTTCCTGCGGCGTGGCTCCGGCGGCAAACAGTGCCTGCGCGACCTCGTCGGCCCCGGCGCTGGCGCGGCCCTGTTCGCGGGCAGTGATCAGCACCTGGGCCAGCGAAGCGTGCGGCGGGTAGTTGAGCGCCCGGCGCAGCTCGTACTCGGCCCTGGGAAACTGGAGGGCGTCGTGGCTGTCTGCCACGCTCCTGAGGGCCGGGTGCTCGGCCTGAAAGGTCTGGACCAGCAGCAGCGGGGCGCGCTCGGGGTGCCAGGTGACGAGTTGCCGCAGGAGGCGGTGGTAACGCTCCGAGGCCCGGAAGTCCGACAGGTTCAGCCAGGTGTCGGCCAGCGTGACGCCGATGAGGGCCAGATTGGGCGGCGCGTCCTGCGACAGCAATGCCTGGGTACCGACCACCACGCCGCTCTCACCGCGCATCAGCGGTGTCAGGTCGTCTTGCTGGTCCTTGTCGAAGCGGTAGATCGGGCAGCCGGGCAGCAGGGTTCTCACCTCGGCGGCGATCCATTCGGTGCCGGGGCCTCTGGCGCTCCACAGCGCCTCACCGCACACGTCGCAGCGCTCGGGAATGCCCTGGGTGTAGCCGCACTGGTGGCAGGTGAGCTGCCGGGTCTGCTGGTGCAGCCGCAGCGGAATGTCGCAGTTGCGGCACTGCGGCGTGTGTTCGCAGCTGGGGCAGCGGATCAGCGCCGAGTAGCCGCGCCGGGGAGCCAGCAGGGCCGCCTGCCGTCCACGCTCGGCGACCTGCCGCAGCACCTTGGCCAGATCGTGTGACAGCGGATAGCCTGCGCCCGATTGCCGCAGTTGCACCCCACTGAGCGGCCCCATGTCGGGCTGACTCGCTGGGTTGGCGTAGTCCACGATATGCACCCGGCTGCGCGGCGCGGCAATGATCACGCCGGGGTGCGCCACCGACTCCACCGCCGGGGCCGTGCCGACGTAGGCCAGCGGCGTCTGGAGCGCGCTCGCCATTCGCGCCGCCAGATCGGGCACGAACACCCCCGACCCGGAAGGCAGCTTGTAGCCGTCGCTGGCCTCCTCCAGCACCACGATCAGCGCTAGGTCGCTGACTGGAGCGGGCAAGGCCAGGGCCGAGCCGATGATCAGCCGCGCTTCTCCAGACTGAATGAGCTGCCAGGTGTGTTCGCGCTGCACCTCACTGAGGCCGCCCGAAAACGGCACGGCCTGGGTGCCGGTGTCTGCTGCCAGCCCGCTCAGTGCGTCCCAGGCGCGGCGCAGGGTAGCGGCGTCGGGAGCCAGCACCAGCACGCTGCGCCCCAGTTCCAGGCGGCGGCGCAGGCGGGCGGCCAAACTGGCGAAGCGCTCGCGGTCGCGGCCCCCGTGTAGTCGCCAGATCAGCCCTTCCGGCAGGTCGTCCGGCACGGCGCGGGGCGGGGCGGCGGGGGCAGGCAGCGCGGGCGGCGGGGCCTGCACCTCCACGCTGTCGGCCCAGCGGCGGGCCAGCAGGGAGGCGACCTGGCTGGGCGGTACTCCGGCAGCCTGCGCCCAGGCGCTCTGGGTCTCGAACGGCCCGGCAGTTTGCAGCACGCTCCAAGCGGTCGGCGGCGCGGCGTCCACGATCACGGCCTCAGCCCAGCCGCGCTGCACCACCGCCATCACCACGCCGCTGCCCACTCCGGCCCGCCGCGCCCAGTCGCCCAGGCTCAGGACCGGGCCGTGAGCGTCCAGCCACGCCCAGGCGGTGTGCTGCCGGGCGGTCAGGGGCACGGCGCTGGAGGCCACCGCTTGCCAGGCGGTCTGGTGGCGCTGATCTTCCGGCACTTGCGCCCAGGGCCGCGCCTGGTAAATGGTGGTCGAGCGCGGCGTGAGGCCGAACGCCTCATCGAGCAGGCCCTGTTCGCGCACGGCGTCAAGCAGCGCCGGGGGAAAAGCGCTGGCGTCGGTCCAGTCTGAAGTCGGGGTGTGGCGGGCAAATAAACTCAGATCGGCGTCCTGCACTGCCCGGACCCGGTGGCTGTAGCGGGGATTCAGTCCCACCCCCAGCAGATCGGAGAGCAGGAGTCCCAGCGGCACCCGCGAGAGGGCGCTGAGGCTGGCTGCCCCCGCCAGAAAGCCGTGCCCGACCCAGGGCGAGTCGTCCAGAACACCCGCCACCTCGCGCAGCTTGTGTCCGCTGCCCGCACTGCCGCCCACTACCACGCCCAGCGCCAGATCGCCGCGCCAGGGAATGAGCACCCGCCGACCCAGCGCTGACCCTGCAAAGCCGTGCGGCGCGGCGAAGTCATAGGGAGGCAGCGGCAGAGGCAAAGCCACCGACCAGATGGCAGGCGCGGAAAGGGCGGCGGAAGCGGACATGCGAAACGAAGTATGCCCCGCCCCGCCCGCCGGGGTCTGTGGTGCAGGCCGGGGCCAACCCAGGAAGAGTTTTACTTCAGGCGCTTGAGGCCGTCGAGGGCCAGTTGGTAACCGGGGTCGAGCGTAGTGGCGCGGGTATACGAGTCGAGCGCCCGCAGCCGGTCTGGTGCGGCGCTGACGCCGGAGCGCTCATACGCCAGCCCCAGGTAATACAGGTATTCGGGCGTGGTGCTGGCCAGCGCCACCGCTTTGGTCAGGTTGTTGCGCGCTTCCTTGAGGTTGCCCTGGTCGAGTTCCAGGCGGCCCATGTAGTAATAAAACTCCGGATAGCGCAGCGGGTCGAGCTTGATCGAGGCCACCAACTGCGTGCGGGCGGTCTTGGCGTCTTTGGCGAGGTACGACACCACACCGTACTGGCCCACCGCGTAGGGGTTTTTGGGCGCGAAGCGGGCGGCCTGGGCCGCCTCGGATCTGGCGGCGCTGAGATTGCCGCTGAGAGCCAGCAGCTTGGCGTAGTAGGCCCGGTTGAACGGATCGCTGGGATCGGCGATGACCGCCAGTTGCAGGTTGTTGAGCGCTTCGGGAATGTTGCCGGTGGCGTAGTACATGTCACCGATGTTGTAGAGAATCACCCCGTTGTCGGGATTGAGGGTATTGGCCTGCTTGAAGGCGTCGATGGCCTTGATATTTTGCCGCTGGAGGCGGTAGAGCGAGCCGCGCTCGTTGTAAATCTTGGAGAGGTTCAGATCGAGTTTGTCGCTGTCGCCGCCGCGCGTGGCCACCTCGGCGGCGTCGAGCACCTTGAGGGCGGCGTCCAGGGTGCCGGGAATGGTGCTGCGGTCACTGGTGCCGACGTACTGCGCCTGGTAAGCCTGGGCCAGCGCCAGGTAGCCGCTGACATTGCGCGGGTCCTGGGTCACCAGCTTCTTCAGGGTGTCGAGGGAAGGCACATAGAGCCGCAGACGCGACTGGCTGCGGCCCAGTCCCAATAGTGCGTCGCTGTTCATCGGGTCGGCCTCGGCGGCGGCCCGGAACGACAGGTAAGCGTCACTGAAGTTGCCCTGGTCGTAGTAGAGCACCCCCAGCGCCACGTAGTTGGCGGCGGGTGGCCTGGGCTTGACGGGCGCAGCAGTGACGGGCGCAGAAGTGGGCGTAGCGGGAGTCGTCACCGGCGCAGGGGGCGGCACGGTGGGGGCCGGTGCAGCCGTCTGCGCGGCACTCCAGCCCAGGCTCAGCGCCAGCAGCAGGGCCGCGCCGAGGGGGACTTGTTTCCGGGGCTGAGTGCCAGCCGTCCCGGACAGGGTCGGGCGCGCAGCCCATTCCGGGGTCAGCTTCCCCAGGGCTAATGTCACACTGCGGTCGGGCCAGTTACGATTGGGCATTGTCCGCCATCATACGGAGTTTTCCAGCTTTCGGCGTGAAGGAAGCGTGAACGCAGGAGCGGCCCACCCGCTCCTGCGGCTGGGATGCCGTCCACTGAACCCAGTCCACTGAACCCAGGAGCGCGGTGGGCGCTTTATCATGTCCGCATGACCACCCCGCTCAGCCTGACACTCTCCCAGAAGGTCCGAAACCTCAAGCCCTCGTCCACGGTGGTGGTGTCGTCGCGCGCCCTGGCGTTGCAACGGGCGGGCGTGGACATCATCTCGATGGCAGTGGGGGAGCCGGATTTCGACACGCCGCCGCACGTGATCGCCGCCGCCAAAGCTGCGATGGACGCGGGGAAGACCCGGTACACGGCGGTCAACGGCATTCCTGAACTGCGCGAAGCGATCGCCGCCAAATTGCAACGCGAAAACGGCCTGACGTATTCGCCTGACGCTGTGACCGTCACCAGCGGCGGCAAGCAGGCCCTGTTCAACGCCCTGTTCGCTCTGCTTGACCCCGGCGACGAGGTGCTGATCCCCTCTCCCTACTGGGTCAGCTACCCGGAGATGGTCAGTTTTGCGGGCGGGGTGCCGGTGGCGGTGCCGACGACGTCTGAAAGCGGTTATCAGCTCGACGTGGACGCGGTGCGGGCGGCCATCACTCCGCGCACTAAGCTGCTGATGCTCAACAGCCCTGGCAATCCCACTGGAGCGGTGTTTCCGGAGAGCACCCTGCGCGAACTGGCCGCGCTCGCCCAGGAACGAGATTTGCTGATCATCACCGACGAGATGTACGAGCACATCGTCTATGACGCCGACCAGATCAGCATCGCCCGCTTTGCCCCTGAGCGCACGCTGACGGTCAACGGAGCCAGCAAGGCGTATGCCATGACCGGCTGGCGCATCGGCTACGCGGCGGGGCCGCTGGCGCTTATTCAGGCCATGAACGCCATTCAGGGCCAGAGCACCAGCAACGCCAACAGCATCGCGCAGTGGGCCGCCGTCGCTGCGGTAACGGACAGTGACGCCTTCATCGAGCGCAGCCGCGCTGCCTTCCGCCAGCGCCGGGACCGCATCGTGGCCGGACTCAATGCCCTGGGCCTGGAGACGCCCACGCCGCAGGGCGCGTTCTATGTGCTCACCGACACCGCGCCGATTCACCCGGACGAACTGGAAGCCGCCCGATTGATCCTGGACGAGGCGCGGGTGGCCGTCGTGCCCGGCACTGATTTTGCCGCACCGGGCCGGGTGCGGCTGAGCTACGCGACCAGCCTGGAAAAGATCGAGGAGGTGCTGGACCGGCTGAAAGTGCTGCTGGACAGCCGCTGAACCGCCTTCATGAAGTTCCGGACACCGTTCTCTTACTCTGATTCTGCCCTGTAAGCGCTATAATGACAACATGTCAAGAGCCTTTACCAAAGAAGACAGTGGAGTGCGCTGGGAAGCGCCTGCCGAGGCCAGGGCCTACCGATTGCTGTGGGACGGCAGCGGCGAGAACGATGTGCTGCGCGAGTCCGACGATCTGCTGGAACTGCTGAAGTGGGCCGAGGCTCGGGCGCAGGGCCAGTTTGTCGTACAGAGCGCTGAGGGCGCGGTCCTGGCGCGGGTGCGGGCGGCCTGAGCGCCAGGGACATCGCGGCGTGGGAGGCGGGAGCGCCCCCCTTTTTGGTACTGGCTGTGGATCTTGCAGGCCCGTCTGAATGAGGTCACCGTGACTGGCGATCAGCCCAGAATGCACCCGGACGAGACCGAGACGTCCCCGGCACTCGCGCGCCGTTTGATGGCCGCGCAGTTCCCACAGTGGGCCGGATTACCGCTCAAGCGCCTGCGGTCCAGCGGGACGGTCAACGCGATCTACCGGCTCGGCGACGACATGGTGGTGCGCCTGCCCCTGATTCACTGGGGAAAGATGACGCGGTCAAGGAGGCTTACTGGCTGCCCCGTCTGGCTCCGCTGCTCCCGCTGGCCATCCCGGTGCCGCTCGCGGTGGGCCAACCCGGCGGGGGCTATCCCTTCGCCTGGTCCATTCACCGCTGGCTGGATGGTGAAGAGGCCACCCTGGAGAGTGTTGCCGACGAGTCGCAGTTGGCGCTCGATCTGGCCGCGTTCATCAGCGCTCTGCAAGAGACCGCCCCACCAAAACAAACTTCTACTGAGTTGCTGTCTGCCTACGGCCAGGATTTTCTGAGCCGCATGGACGACTTTACCCGCGCTTCCACCGCAGCCTGTGAAGGAATGTTCGACACTGCCTTGGCCGCTCACCTCTGGCAAGACGCCCTTATGCTTCCGGCCTGGAGCGGCCTGCCCGTGCTGCTTCACGGAGACATGCAATCTGGCAACCTGCTGGCCCAGCAAGGCCGTTTGAGCGCCGTTATTGATTTTGGTGCCCTGGGCCTGGGCGATCCTGCCGTCGATCTTAAGGTGGCCTGGGGCATGCTGACCGCTGCGGGCCGCCAAACCTTCCGCGCCGCGTTGAGGGTTGATGACGACACCTGGGCGCGGGGTCGGGCCTGGGCTTTGGCCAAGGGTGTTCAGGCCGTCGGCTACTACCGGGTGAGCAATCCGGTCTTTTTTGAGCGCTCCCTGTCTGCCGTGACTGAAGTGCTAGGGGAGTACAGACAGGAAACCTGAATTTCAGTTTGTCTGGACCACCTCTTAGAGCAGCACCAGATCGTCTCTGTGCACCACTTCCGGGCCGTCGCTGAAGCCCAGGGCCGCCTCGATGGCGCTGCTTCTCAGGCCCGCCACGCGCCGCAGATCGCCGGAGCGGTAGCGGGTCAGGCCGCGCGCCATTTCCTCGCCGCTGGGTGAGAGCAGGCGTACGGTGTGGCCGCGCTCGAATTCGCCGACCACCGAGCGCACGCCGACGGCCAGCAGGCTGCTGCCGCGTTCGCGCAGCGCTTTGGCCGCGCCCGCGTCGAGTTCGATCTGGCCGCTGGCGATCTCGGCCAGAATCCAGCGTTTGCGGGCTTCGAGCCGAGAGCCGTGTCCCACGAATCGGGTGCCGATGGCCTCGCCCGACACCGCTCTTAGCAGCGCGTTCTCGGCGTCACCGGGGGCCACGATGACAGGTGTTCCGGCGCGGGTGGCGATCTCGGCGGCCTGAATCTTGGTGTGCATGCCCCCGGTGCCCCGGTGCGACCCGGCCCCGCCCGCCTTCTCCCAGATGCCCGCGTCGATGCGCTCCACCAGCGGAATCAGCACTGCTTCCGGGTGGGTGCGTGGGTCGGCGGTGTAGAGGCCCGGCGCGTCGGTCAGGATGACCAGCAGGTCGGCCTCGGCCAGATTGGCGACGAAGGCCGATAAGGTGTCGTTGTCGCCCACCTTGAGCTGCGAGGTCGCCACCGCGTCGTTCTCGTTGATGATCGGCAGAATGCGGCGCGCCAGGCAGCCGTCCAGGGTGGTGCGGGCGTTGAGATACCGGGTGCGGTCGCGGAAATCGCCCGCCGTGAGCAGTACCTGGGCCACCTTGACACCGTAGATCTCAGCCAGCGCGCCGTAGGTCTGCATCAGCACGCCCTGCCCGACGGCGGCCAGCAGCTGCTTCTCGGCCACCGTACGGGTGCGCGGCGGAAAGCCCAGCGCTTCCCAGCCTGCCAGCACCGCCGCCGACGTGACCAGGATGACCTGATGGCCCGCGCCTTGGAGGGCCGCCATCTGCCGCATCAGGTCCACCATGCGCGGGCGGCAGAGGCGGTCCGAGCCGCCGGTAAGAACCGAGGTGCCGAGCTTGAGGACGACGCGCATGGACAAGAGTCTAAACGGCGGGCCAGGCAAATGC
This portion of the Deinococcus rubellus genome encodes:
- the cpt gene encoding chloramphenicol phosphotransferase CPT — protein: MNGQVIVLNGGSSAGKSSLARQLQNVLPGVWLTLGVDTFIEALPPALQSSDAGVNFGPDGQVTTGETFRRLDMAWSRGVGEMARHGANVIVDEVFLGGADSQARWLSALEGLNVLWVGVKCDAAVAERRELERVDRVVGMARLQAELVHQGVRYDLEVDTTHTSTSACARQIAALVLG
- the priA gene encoding replication restart helicase PriA, giving the protein MSASAALSAPAIWSVALPLPLPPYDFAAPHGFAGSALGRRVLIPWRGDLALGVVVGGSAGSGHKLREVAGVLDDSPWVGHGFLAGAASLSALSRVPLGLLLSDLLGVGLNPRYSHRVRAVQDADLSLFARHTPTSDWTDASAFPPALLDAVREQGLLDEAFGLTPRSTTIYQARPWAQVPEDQRHQTAWQAVASSAVPLTARQHTAWAWLDAHGPVLSLGDWARRAGVGSGVVMAVVQRGWAEAVIVDAAPPTAWSVLQTAGPFETQSAWAQAAGVPPSQVASLLARRWADSVEVQAPPPALPAPAAPPRAVPDDLPEGLIWRLHGGRDRERFASLAARLRRRLELGRSVLVLAPDAATLRRAWDALSGLAADTGTQAVPFSGGLSEVQREHTWQLIQSGEARLIIGSALALPAPVSDLALIVVLEEASDGYKLPSGSGVFVPDLAARMASALQTPLAYVGTAPAVESVAHPGVIIAAPRSRVHIVDYANPASQPDMGPLSGVQLRQSGAGYPLSHDLAKVLRQVAERGRQAALLAPRRGYSALIRCPSCEHTPQCRNCDIPLRLHQQTRQLTCHQCGYTQGIPERCDVCGEALWSARGPGTEWIAAEVRTLLPGCPIYRFDKDQQDDLTPLMRGESGVVVGTQALLSQDAPPNLALIGVTLADTWLNLSDFRASERYHRLLRQLVTWHPERAPLLLVQTFQAEHPALRSVADSHDALQFPRAEYELRRALNYPPHASLAQVLITAREQGRASAGADEVAQALFAAGATPQEVLGPAPSPVTRIKGLYPYHLMLRTRDETRLATLLEVLNRSWKARVRVDVTPRGGFGV
- a CDS encoding tetratricopeptide repeat protein, whose protein sequence is MPNRNWPDRSVTLALGKLTPEWAARPTLSGTAGTQPRKQVPLGAALLLALSLGWSAAQTAAPAPTVPPPAPVTTPATPTSAPVTAAPVKPRPPAANYVALGVLYYDQGNFSDAYLSFRAAAEADPMNSDALLGLGRSQSRLRLYVPSLDTLKKLVTQDPRNVSGYLALAQAYQAQYVGTSDRSTIPGTLDAALKVLDAAEVATRGGDSDKLDLNLSKIYNERGSLYRLQRQNIKAIDAFKQANTLNPDNGVILYNIGDMYYATGNIPEALNNLQLAVIADPSDPFNRAYYAKLLALSGNLSAARSEAAQAARFAPKNPYAVGQYGVVSYLAKDAKTARTQLVASIKLDPLRYPEFYYYMGRLELDQGNLKEARNNLTKAVALASTTPEYLYYLGLAYERSGVSAAPDRLRALDSYTRATTLDPGYQLALDGLKRLK
- a CDS encoding pyridoxal phosphate-dependent aminotransferase, which produces MTTPLSLTLSQKVRNLKPSSTVVVSSRALALQRAGVDIISMAVGEPDFDTPPHVIAAAKAAMDAGKTRYTAVNGIPELREAIAAKLQRENGLTYSPDAVTVTSGGKQALFNALFALLDPGDEVLIPSPYWVSYPEMVSFAGGVPVAVPTTSESGYQLDVDAVRAAITPRTKLLMLNSPGNPTGAVFPESTLRELAALAQERDLLIITDEMYEHIVYDADQISIARFAPERTLTVNGASKAYAMTGWRIGYAAGPLALIQAMNAIQGQSTSNANSIAQWAAVAAVTDSDAFIERSRAAFRQRRDRIVAGLNALGLETPTPQGAFYVLTDTAPIHPDELEAARLILDEARVAVVPGTDFAAPGRVRLSYATSLEKIEEVLDRLKVLLDSR
- a CDS encoding phosphotransferase, which codes for MGRITAQAPAVQRDGQRDLPARRRHGGAPAPDSLGKDDAVKEAYWLPRLAPLLPLAIPVPLAVGQPGGGYPFAWSIHRWLDGEEATLESVADESQLALDLAAFISALQETAPPKQTSTELLSAYGQDFLSRMDDFTRASTAACEGMFDTALAAHLWQDALMLPAWSGLPVLLHGDMQSGNLLAQQGRLSAVIDFGALGLGDPAVDLKVAWGMLTAAGRQTFRAALRVDDDTWARGRAWALAKGVQAVGYYRVSNPVFFERSLSAVTEVLGEYRQET
- the proB gene encoding glutamate 5-kinase; translated protein: MRVVLKLGTSVLTGGSDRLCRPRMVDLMRQMAALQGAGHQVILVTSAAVLAGWEALGFPPRTRTVAEKQLLAAVGQGVLMQTYGALAEIYGVKVAQVLLTAGDFRDRTRYLNARTTLDGCLARRILPIINENDAVATSQLKVGDNDTLSAFVANLAEADLLVILTDAPGLYTADPRTHPEAVLIPLVERIDAGIWEKAGGAGSHRGTGGMHTKIQAAEIATRAGTPVIVAPGDAENALLRAVSGEAIGTRFVGHGSRLEARKRWILAEIASGQIELDAGAAKALRERGSSLLAVGVRSVVGEFERGHTVRLLSPSGEEMARGLTRYRSGDLRRVAGLRSSAIEAALGFSDGPEVVHRDDLVLL